A DNA window from Porites lutea chromosome 6, jaPorLute2.1, whole genome shotgun sequence contains the following coding sequences:
- the LOC140942134 gene encoding trace amine-associated receptor 9-like, whose translation MALENFTEDENHKTVQELFCSAEFVSGVKSELIFLSALNMFLSVTAFLGNTLILVALHKATSLHPPSKLLYRNLAITDLCVGIIAEPLEVTYWTSFVNERWDICYYANWPATFSGYTLCTVSLLTLTAISVDRLLALLLGLRYRQVVTLKRTYITVISFWILSIFGASSIFWNRFVTSIYQYIGTPLCLVTAIFAYTKIFCTLRHNQIHVQNHAAQGQTSQAIPLNIARYRKAVYGALWVQGTLVVCCLPYVIVVALHPQRGIPVSTYIAEEFAVTIFYLNSSLNPLLYCWKIREVRQAVKETLRKLFCRSS comes from the coding sequence ATGGCCCTGGAAAATTTTACTGAAGACGAAAACCATAAAACTGTCCAAGAACTGTTCTGTTCGGCTGAATTTGTCAGCGGTGTAAAGAGCGAGCTTATATTCCTTTCAGCTCTAAATATGTTTCTTTCCGTCactgcatttctggggaacactctgatcctagttgctctGCACAAGGcaacttcacttcatccgccgtcgaaactcctgtatcgtaacctagcgataactgatctctgtgttggtattaTTGCAGAACCTTTGGAAGTGACTTATTGGACTTCTTTTGTGAAcgaaagatgggatatttgctattaCGCAAATTGGCCAGCAACTTTCTCAGGTTATACTTTGTGTACAGTATCTTTATTAACattgactgcaataagcgtggacagacttctcgccttgttgctggggctcagatacagacaagttgtaactttgaagCGAACATACATAACTGTAATTAGTTTTTGGATTTTGTCCATCTTCGGTGCATCTTCTATCTTTTGGAATCGTTTTGTAACTTCAATTTATCAATACATAGGTACTCCTTTGTGTCTGGTCACCGCAATCTTCGCTTACACTAAAATTTTCTGTACtctgcgtcataaccaaattcatgTTCAGAACCATGCTGCTCAAGGACAAACGAGCCAAGCAATTCCTctgaacatagctcgatacagaaaggcagtgtacggtgcactgtgggtgcaagGAACTTTGGTTGTTTGTTGTCTGCCGTATGTTATAGTAGTAGCTTTGCACCCTCAGAGAGGGATACCTGTTTCTACTTATATTGCTGAGGAATTTGCAGTTACCATATTTTACTTAAACTCGTCTTTAAACCCGTTGTtgtactgttggaagatcagagaggtgaggcaagctgtaaaagaaacattaaggaAACTTTTCTGTCGATCGAGTTAG